The DNA region GGCCCCGACTCTCTCGCCTCCCTCCGCAAGCTCGCCGAGAGCTACCAGAACCTGCAGAAGGGCGAGAaggctgacgaggaggatgatatCCCCGACCTCGTTGCTGGCGAGAACTTCGAGAACAAGGTCGAGTAAGATGTTGTCGATACCAAAATCTAAATACCTTACTACGAAATTCTGGTCATCCTGCCTTGTCCCCACCCCAAGTTTATGATGAGGAATAGGGAAGTGATTTTGCGCTTGCGATAATGGATGGCGGCGTCTACGGTTCTTCGTAGCATTCAGGCCCCAAACTCAAAGAAAGTTTCGGCCAAGGGAGGGATAAAATCAAAGAAATGGACATTTGACGGTCCCCCCAAACACTCGAGTTCCAATACGGCAGAAACAGTGGGACTGTGTAAAGCAATAGGGTgaagtgatggtggtgccgtgTTTGGTAGTATGCCACGGAGTAGCTCACTTAGCTAGACTGGTACACGCAATAGTATCTCGCCTGAAGTTGACGAACTGGGACTCTGCGTAAGTTCTCTTAGATTATAGGCGAAACCCGCCGTCCCCTGTGTTCCTCACCCAGCCCTTCAAAGCTTCCCCtctgacctcctccttgaccttcctCCTAGATTGCAACAACACACTTTGCTCTTTTACCTCATCATACGTCCCTCTTTTCAGCTCTTTGAGGAGCTCCCCTTCCGGGCCATGAAGaccctccgccacctccacagcCAAACGCCACATCTTCATGCGGGAGACCGCACTTGCACCCTTGATATCAAATGCTTTCCGGCCCTGAAGTACTCCTCCTATTatcccctcttccacctcctcgttgTAAGTCCAACAAACAGCCAGATTGGAGGGTGAGATCTTGTCACTTCTTGCCGTCACCGTCCGCTTGGAGTAGTCAAACTCATGTTGAGTTGTCTCAATTTTGAATGGTGACGTCTTGTAACCCTCAGCCCAGGTCGGGGGTTTGGTTGTAAGGCAGGACATCCTTCCCGGCGGGGAGGAGTCAAAGTCGAAGCCGTAACATCTTGTACAGCCCGTCTCTGAGTATTGCGACTCTGAGAGGACTAAGGAAGTCAAGTAGACGTTcttgggggagatgaggagggaggtgagggaggataAGAGTGAGGTGCATTGCTTGAGGGCGATTTTGTCGGAGCAGGATTTGGAGTTTGTGGGGGGTGCGTCCGGGCGGGAGGGTTTGCGGCGGACGATGCCTAGGTGGGAGAAGTAGCCTCTTCCGAGGAGTTGACCGTCTGGTTGTTCAAAAAGGAGGATTGGTGATGACCAGGGGGTTGAGTCGTGTTGGGAGGCCATGGTTAGTTCCATGGAGCTATCGCCGCCTAGGTTTGGGCTGTTAGTTGAGACGGTGAAGGGGACAGGGGGAACGGACAGGGTGCTTCGGAGCAGTACATGTGGAGGGATACGTCTGGGCGCCAAATGAATGGTGGgagtgatgaagaggaggtccGGCAGAGGAAGTCTGATGTGAAGGTACTGTCTAGAGTGAGGCGTTTGCACTCATCGAGGATGAAGCGATTGAACGCGCGGAGAGCGAGGACCTCAGCGTGCCAATCGTGAATGGCTACGCCGTTGGCTTGGGGGACCTTGGAAGCTGGGAGGCATTTCATGCCGGTTCTGGGTCCGTGTTAGTGAGGCAAGGGTACGATTCGGGACCAAAGTAGAGAGCTTACGCCAGGGCTACACATTTCAGAAACGCTGGGCCTTGAGAAGAGACATGAGAATCAGATATCTGGTATAACCATAAAGAGATATGTGAATGAAGCAACCTTTGGCAACGATGCCGCTCAGGGGCACCCATTCATGAAGGCCATTGCCACGGACAGTTGGCTTCCTCTTGGCTGGGAGCTTTTTGAACTCTGAGAGAACAACATTGGCCACTTCGTCTGCTGTTACTGCCATCTCCTTTTCTCGGATTTATCAGCTTATGGGAAATTTCACGGGTCATGATGACAGTGGTAAGAATCCAGGATGATAGTTGTGTTGTGAGGTGATTTCCAAacggggttagggttgaaaTGTACACTATGAGAAGCAGGCCATCGCAAGACAGGCACCGAGCGCTTGAATGTGAAATAATGATTCCTAGCAGAGGCTGACATACATGAAGATCCTAGCGAGAGCCTTTCAACGTCCCTCCACGCGTAACCAGTTGGTCCTTCAGCTTGCTGTCGTGCTTTCACATCTCCAAGTTGGAGCCCCACTGCAGGCCAAAACACACAAAGAGAACCAGTCGTCACCCGCCAAGATTCAAAAGGCGGGTCTTACTGGTCTGTGCGCTCAACCTATCACAGTGCAGCCCTACCCGCACAACCTGCAAAGGAATTGGCAAAATCGACCTGGGAATTTGAACCTCAGAGGAAGCAACCCCGACAACGACAATCTTCGACAACCAGCCGCCAAAATGCGCACCTACGAGGATACCTTCTCCGGCGCCCGGATCTACCCTGGCAAGGTACGAAATGATTGATTCCCACGATTTCGAACGATGGCGACTTTCCCCCAGACTCCTCCGACTCGACACGGCATGATAATTGGCAAGCTGGGTACAGAGCAGACGCCATGACGCGACCGACGACACGAGGAGTTTAGGGGGGAGATAATCGTCGACTTTCCGTTTGAACGAGGTGGAAAAACTTGGAATATGAAGCACAAAGGCTAACGCTGGCTCTTTCTCTGCAACAGGGCAAGCTGTACGTCCGTGGCGACAGCAAGATCTTCCGTTTCCAAAACGGCAAATCCGAGTCCCTTTTCCTCCAGCGCAAGAACCCTCGCCGCATCGCCTGGACTGTCCTCT from Podospora pseudoanserina strain CBS 124.78 chromosome 1, whole genome shotgun sequence includes:
- a CDS encoding hypothetical protein (BUSCO:EOG09263CG2; COG:A; EggNog:ENOG503NXM6), which encodes MAVTADEVANVVLSEFKKLPAKRKPTVRGNGLHEWVPLSGIVAKGPAFLKCVALATGMKCLPASKVPQANGVAIHDWHAEVLALRAFNRFILDECKRLTLDSTFTSDFLCRTSSSSLPPFIWRPDVSLHMYCSEAPCGDSSMELTMASQHDSTPWSSPILLFEQPDGQLLGRGYFSHLGIVRRKPSRPDAPPTNSKSCSDKIALKQCTSLLSSLTSLLISPKNVYLTSLVLSESQYSETGCTRCYGFDFDSSPPGRMSCLTTKPPTWAEGYKTSPFKIETTQHEFDYSKRTVTARSDKISPSNLAVCWTYNEEVEEGIIGGVLQGRKAFDIKGASAVSRMKMWRLAVEVAEGLHGPEGELLKELKRGTYDEVKEQSVLLQSRRKVKEEVRGEALKGWVRNTGDGGFRL